A window of Oncorhynchus masou masou isolate Uvic2021 chromosome 16, UVic_Omas_1.1, whole genome shotgun sequence genomic DNA:
tatgtaaattatatatttctgtatttcattttcaatcaaTTTGCTACAATtttctaaacatgttttcacagtCATTATGGGTGAGCTACAAAATCTATTAAATCTGTTTAGAATTCCGTctctttctaaaggcactgtagaATTGTGAGAATCGCAGTAAATATCGTATTGGCACATAAGTATCGCAGTAACATTGTGTCATCCCTGGCAGTAGCCAGCCCTACCACCTGATGTGGGCACAAAACAGTTGATTGCCTCTTAGAGGACTGGAAGTGTCATTGCACTGTGGAACTTTATCATTTAGGCACTTGTTGATTTATCACGTCGTGGACCTCTTGTAGATAATCCAAAATCCCAGTGAATAGTTTTCCTTACAATGTTCTTTTGGTTTAACTCTCTCGCTCTGCCCTGTTCTTTTAACTAACCTTCCCACAGCACATGTACCAGCACATGTAACTGTATGTCTGTTTTATAAATGGTCTAATTTAACTAAAGATTCCATCATTAAACTTGCCCCTTTCCCCCAGGTGTCAAAGGTGTTCCTGGGTGCCCATGCCCTGCTGGCTAATGGCTATGTGATGTCTCGTGTGGGCACATCTCAGATCGCCCTGGTGGCCAGGACGTTCAACGTGCCAGTTCTGGTCTGCTGTGAAACATACAAGTTCTGTGAGAGGGTGCAGACTGACTCCTTTGTCTCCAATGAGCTCGGTAAGGTGACAAGCATTCATTTAGCCTTCTTGAGTTTATTATTTAATAAGTAAGGCATGAGAACCTAAGGATTATGGTGCGATAACTCCCGACCTGAGGCCTGCTCTGAGCCTAGGCCCGGGAATCTCCCTCTAAAAGGACTGTTATCACACAATAATTCCCGAGTTCGAGCACCTTGTTGCTTTTATAAAAAAGTTAgccaaattatatatttttttaaagattaaCCATATGTTTTcatttaaaaacatgaacattttAATGAGTAAATTAGttttatttcatccttccaccagACGATATAGTTCGTGCAAAAGCCAGTTGTTTGTTCTGAGGTTCTAAAGTTGATAGCCAAACAGGTTGGTCGTTAATTCTATTGGGATGGTttgacccagtcgttcattccACGTTGCCATGCTAAACAAATCGTTGGCATGTAAGCTTTATAGCAGAGGTACAAATAGGCAACAACCAGTTGATTGTCGGGTCAATAAGATGTTTATGGAGGATAGCTAGGCTAACATTACTTCTCCTTTGCTAGCTAAAGTTAGTTAGCCAACTAAAGCTAACACACAATCACAACAAGCAGCTGCATTAAACAGCAAACTGTGCATTTTTAGTTTGTTTGACCTTTTTGTTTCTATTGCCATtttctttggatatatccattataatgatcctaataaatgAATTGTCCTGGCTCAGAGAAGCTGTCTGTCTCGTTCATATGCATGGAGATCCAAAAGGAAAACAAACTGCAACACGTTGCACAGGTCAGATATTATTAACCCCTTCTGTACCAAACCAAATGTTAGGCAAGAAGGAtgggaaaaaaagtattttctCTATGGAAGATTACATTTCTGAATGCCTGGCTCTGCTGCAGGACAGTGGATGAAGTTTGAATGCCTGGCTGGGCTGCAGAACAGCGGATGAAGTTTGAATGCCTGGCTGGGCTGCAGGACAGCGGATGAAGTTTGAATGCCTGGCTGGGCTGCAGGACAGCGGATGAAGTTTGAATGCCTGGCTGGGCTGCAGGACAGCGGATGAAGTTTGAATGCCTGGCTGGGCTGCAGGACAGCGGATGAAGTTTGAATGCCTGGCTGGGCTGCAGGACAGCGGATGAAGTTTGAATGCCTGGCTGGGCTGCAGGACAGCGGATGAAGTTTGAATGCCTGGCAGGGCTGCAGGACAGCGGATGAAGTTTGAATGCCTGGCTGGGCTGCAGGACAGCGGATGAAGTTTGAATACCTGGCTGGGCTGCAGGACAGCGGATGAAGTTTGAATGCCTGGCTGGGCTGCAGGACAGCGGATGAAGTTTGAATGCTTGGCTGGGCTGCAGAACAGCGGATGAAGTTTGAATGCCTGGCTGGGCTGCAGGACAATGGATTACATTTATGAATGCTTGGCTGGGCTGCAGAACAGCGGATGAAGTTTGAATGCCTGGCTGGGCTGCAGAACAGCGGATGAAGTTTGAATGCCTGGCTGGGCTGCAGAACAGCGGATGAAGTTTGAATGCCTGGCTGGGCTGCAGGACAGCGGATGAAGTTTGAATGCCTGGCTGGGCTGCAGGACAGCGGATGAAGTTTGAATGCTTGGCTGCGCTGCAGAACAATGGATTACATTTCTGAATGCCTGGCTGGGCTGCAGGACAGCGGATGAAGTTTGAATGCCTGGCTGGGCTGCAGGACAGCGGATGAAGTTTGAATGCCTGGCTGGGCTGCGGACCAGCGGATGAAGTTTGAATGCCTGGCTGGGCTGCAGGACAGCGGATGAAGTTTGAATGCCTGGCTGGGCCGTGGGACAGTTGATTGATACTTGAAATGGAATTTTAGAATTTTACATGGATTATCGTCAACAACTAATGGCCATTGACCAATCAGGATCCAAACTTAGCGTTTTCTAAGTTGAAGTAAAGACCTACAGTGTATATAGTTATCCTATTAGAGCTAATAGATGAATCTACAGTATGAAGCCACAATAAttctgctacccaagaatagtaaagctccATTTGCtctgctatttgagccagtaatcagcctgttaccaacccttagtaaacttttggaaaaaattgtgttttaccaaatacaatgctattttactgtaaacaaattgacaacagactttcggcacgcttatagggaaggatgttcaagcacagcacttacacaaatgactgatgattggccgAGAGAAATGTATGATAAAAAGattggggctgttttgttagacttcagtgcggcttttgataTTATCGATCACAGTCtgttgctggaaaaacgtatgttgttatggctttacaccacctgctataatgtggataaagagttacctgtctaacagaacacagggggtgttctttaatggaagcctctccaacataatccaggtagaatcaggaattccccagggcagcggTCTAGGCCCATTACTTTtaaaatctttactaatgacatgccactggctctgagtaaagcagtgtgtctatgtatgcggatgactcaacactatacacgtcagctactacagtgagtgaaatcactgcaacacttaacaaagagttgcagttagtttcagagtgggtggcaaggaataatttagtcccaaatttttttttttaaactaaacgcattgtatttgggacaaatcattcactaaaaccCTAAACCTAGACTACATCTGGTAATAAATAATGTagtaattgagcaagttgaggtgactaaactgcttggagtaaccctggattgtaaactgtcatggtcaaaacatattgatacaacagtagctaaaatggggagaagactgtccataataaagcgctgctctgccttatcaacactatcaacaaggcaggtcctacaggccttagttttgtcgcacctggactactgttcagtcgtgtggtcaggtgccacagagGGACatcggaaaattacaattggctcagaagagcgcagcacggctggctcttggatgtacacagagagccaGCATTAACAATATGcacgtcaatctctcctggctcaaagtagaggagagattgacttcatcactacttctttttgtaagaagtgttgacatgttgaatgtaccgagctgtcggtttaaactactagcacacagctcagacacccatacagtacataccccacaagacatgccaccagaggtctcttcacagtccccaagtccagaacagactatgggaggtgaacagtactacatagatccatgactacatggaactctattccacattaggtaactgatgcaagcagtagaatccgATTTAaataacagataaaaatacaccttatggaacagcgaggactgtgaagagacacagacacaggtacaatttgtaagtcgctctggataagagcgtctgctaaatgacttaaatgttaaatgttacaGACACATGAtaatacacacactctacacacacatacgctgtattgtatatatgtggtagtagagtagtggcctgaaggaacacactaaatgtattggATAAAGTGTATGTAATATTTTAAactgtatataactgccttaatgttgctggaccccaggaagagtagctgctgccttggcaggaactaatggggatctttTAATAAACACAATAGAATGAAACGTTTTAGTTTGCTGAGTTTGGGTCGTTTCCTTTCTATTTCCTGGTAACCTAGATATGGATCTTGGTCATTGTTTTATTtaaactcggcaagtcagttaagaacaaattcttatttacagtaagGTAACCTGGATggcgctgggacaattgtgcgccaccctatgggactcccaatcacggccgattgtaatacagcctggaatcgaaccagggtctgtagtgacgcctctagcgctgAGATGTAACCTAGATAGGGATCTGTAATATAAACTTCGATAGACACAATTATCCAACTAATAGAAACATCAGTAGCAGTGCAACACTCACAAaccctcctttctttctttcccttaGATGACCCCGATGACCTGATGGTGACCCGGAAGGGGAAGACCCAGCTGGAGAACTGGCAGGACGTCAGCTCCCTGGGTCTGCTGAACCTGGTCTACGACGTCACACCACCAGACTTTGTGGACCTGGTCATCACAGACCTGGGCATGATCCCCTGCACCTCAGTTCCTGTTGTTCTCAGGGTTAAAAACCTGGACCAGTAACAGGTGGAAGGGGGAATGACGCAGGGGTTTGGCGTAGTTGCAGACTGATGATGCATCTGACTTGATGTGGTGTTCTATAAGAAGCACTTGTGTTTGAGAGTTGTAAGCTATGGGCACCCTATCCTCTATATAGTGTAGGGTATTAGGTCATAGGGTTCCAAATGAGGGTGTACACTTATGTTCCGACGACCATTCTAGAATGCATTGACCTCTACCAAATACATTTGTTTTAATTGTTAGTAGCGTGCTAGTGTGTTGACATTGGACCGGGTCTTTAGACTCTCACTTTGCTCAGTCTTTCTACATGCTAGGCTATATCCACTGTAACAGCTGGCCCCAAGAAAGACTACAGAAGTGTTCTACTCTGAGCAGGCATTCACACCTGTTTGGCATGTAATAAATggcacatattttttttttttttttaaacagagttTCCTGTGTGTTCTTTGGACAGTGTTGACGATAGAGGATTTGATCCGGGTGGGTAGAAAGTATAGGGAACAGGTCCCGTATCCACATAGCATCTCAGTCGGAGAGTTGACCTGGGATCTGTCCATACTATTgtattcattgtgatctaaaagactaaactgaccctagatcagcactcctactcaagACTGTGTATACGAGCTTGATCAAAGGAAAATCTCAACGGCGGAGAAGTGGCAATGAAAGTCCAAGATATCTGTTTTGAATGTTTTCAATCAAACCAATTAAGTTATTtcgaataatgtttttttttttatgttgctGTAGTTGTGTATCACTAAATGCTGTATCATTTGAACTGTTCTGATTTAATGAGGTACTGCTGTGGCTTAAAATGCCTATTATGGAGTTTTAGTAAACCATAATTTGAATAGAGTGCCAGCTTATGTTGAATATAATGCCATCAGTGTGTAATAGAATACATTGTTGGAGGAAGAgagcatttaaaaaaattatttcaccttttatttaaccaggtaggctagttgagaacaagttctcgtttacaattgcgacctctggtcaagatagagcaaagcagttcgacacatacaacaaggagtaaaacaaacatacagtcaataatacagtataaacaagtctatatacgatgtgagcaaatgaggtgagataagggaggtaaaggcaaaaaaaggtcatggtggcaaagtaaatacaatatagcaagtaaaacactggaatggtagatttgcagtggaagaatgtgcaaagtagaggtagaaataatggggtgcaaaggagcaaaataaatacagtagggggagaggtagttgtttgggctaaattatagatgggctatgtacaggtgcagtaatttgtgagctgctctgacagctggtgcttaaagctaatgagggagataagtgtttccagtttcagagatttttgtagttcattccagcacagccagaagaggactggccaccccacatagcctggttcctctctaggtttcttcctaggttttggcctttctagggagtttttcctagccaccgtgcttctactcctgtattgcttgctgtttggggttttaggctgggtttctgtacagcactttgagatatcagctgatgtacgaagggctatataaatacattggatttgattccagtcattggcagcagagaaccggaaggagaggcggccaaaggaagaattggttttgggggtgaccagagagatatacctgctggagcgcgtgttacAGGTgggtgctacaggtgggtgctgctgagataaggggggactttacctagcagggtcttgtagatgacctggagccagtgggtttggcgacgagtttgaagcgagggccagccaacgagagtgtacaggtcgcagtggtgggtagtatatggggctttggtgataaaacggatggcactgtgatagactgcagcCAATTTAtcgagtagagtgttggagaatGTCTCCTTTAAAGACTTTTCTTTAATGTTCCATAATGTTCTATCGCAGAGACGTTTTATTAGAGGGAGAGAAGTCAACACAACTAGTATTCAATGAATGGCGCAGAGGAAATTGGACAGATTGAGGTTTTTGGTCAGTACATAAGTCACCTGTGTGCCGTTCAAAATGGCTCTTCAGGtcgagacaaacacacacacacacacagcaaatcaCTTGAGTCCGTGTATAACATCTGTCTTTAATCCAAGGTAAAAATACAAAAGGCAACCCATTTCAGTTAATCAACATATTGATCTGTAACCATGTATGAACAAGGCAACATTGGTGGTACTGTCTGCAAGCAATGTGTCTTGCTCATGTCTCTATAATGTGATTTATTAAATCGATATCTTGTcagttcccccccccccaaaaaaaaacaatgaTAATATTTTGTTGCTATTGCAATTTATATTGCACATTATAGCTCCTACTAGGATTGACTTATTCACATGCAAAGTAGATGACGTTTACCTGAAGTCTTAGTAAATAAACCATGAATGGAATATACATTAAGTTACAGCTTATGTTGAACATAAAGGCCATGTTGATCGAGATAAATGGCTGCAAGCTGTACAACAATTGCAAAATTTGTGGCGATTACACACTGAGCATCAAAAACGGCCAATTCTGACAACATGCCTTTCTTAAAACATGTCATATGGGCCTAGAGACCATCTCCTCAATCAACAGTCCACTGTCAGCAGTATGACATTAACCCCTGAGACCATTTCAATCAACAGTCCACTGTCAGCAGTATGACATTAACCCCTGAGACCATTTCAATCAACAGTCCACTGTCAGCAGTATGACATTAACCCCTGAGACCATTTCAATCAACAGTCCACAGTCAGCAATATGACATTAACCCCTGAGACCATTTCAATCAACAGTCCACTGTCAGCACTATGACATTAACCCCTGAGACCATTTCAATCAACAGTCCACTGTCAGCAATATAACATTAACCCCTGAGACCATCTCCTCAATCAACAGTCCACTCAACATTTGCCCTGCTATTTCAGGTCAGTGCCACTTGAAAATGTCCTAGGACTAGGCCTCAGACCAGGTGCTCGGGTACAACCTCAGACTGATATGGCCTTGCGTCTTTGGGTGACCCATAGCAGGATGCAGACCAGGACCGTGGAGCCCGCTAGAGGCCCGAACACCTGCATTATAGGAAACTCTCCCTGccaacaacacacagacaacaacaaTTTAATTTTGTGCATagcagtatttttttatttttgaagGGTTTCATATGACCATATCAGTTATTCCTTAGGGCAGATCATACTTGCGTTGTCTTCAACAATCAGTGACGGAATATCGATATTAAtgaataacatatatatatatattttttttttttgtgatgcAACTTATCGCCATTGtcccaaaataataataatacaacatTTTGTAAGAATATTTTCCAATAAATGACAAGGAGGCTGTGTTTGTCGTAACTGACCTCTCGAAGACACTTGTATCCACGGAAGGCATCCACGCAGCTACATTGAAAGAAGCCCGGACCGTATGGTACACAGAGGGAGTTCTCGGGGCAGTTCAACGCTGTCGAAGCAAAGTTATGGGGTGAGAAGAAGCATATACGATACTGTATAAACTATCAGTTAAAAGACTGATGCCAGTTCACACTATATATAGAATCACAGCTTAGGTGGCacccatttttttatttttttttatagttTCCCAGAAAACCGTAATGGTAAGTGACTGACTTACACAAATAACCAGTCTGGTTACAGATGTCTTTCTGTCCTTCACAAAAATGAGTTTCCCCTTTGACCTTCACCTTTTCCCATGATGCATTGCCTCCTGGACAGACCAGGTTGGCAGGCAGAATCCTTACAGGTTGAAAGAAGAAAACAATACTAGAACCAGAAGAGACTTGCACCAGAGCTACTGGGGTGCTCAGTCCCtgagagtacagtacaggagagatTTAGCAATGGTGTTATTGACAAAACATTGATGGACATTTAAAAAGTGTATTATAAAAATTACAGCTTGATcctaataattattattatattgtaCTTACAGGTTAGCCAACTGGATAAAGCCTTCAAACAGAGAATCGTCCAGATTTACAATGGGGTTCAGTGAGAGATCTCTGCAAAGTCAAGAGAGAAAACAGAAGTTAACGCAGCACATAGTAACACACTGGTAATGTAGGTCAATGTGAACGGTCTGTTTTTCCATACATTGTTGTAGCGCTGAATGCATCTTGAAGGTCTTCCACATGGCTCAGGGAACAGTTTGACAGGTCCAACCTGAGGGAAACGTAAAGAGTGTTACAAAGCAAAAAACTATGACAGATACTGGCTACAAGACAAGTCATCAGTTGGTACattttcaaaaaatatatatattttacctttatttatactGGTTTTTCCTCATTGAGAGAACATATCTTTTCCAATAGTTGTTGGATGTTACTAAATGTTATTACACAAAGTATTTGTCCTCTATGAGCAACTCAGTAGGACCACCAGATTATCAACTGCAAAAGGTTTACAAAACAAATGCTTTTCAAAGCACAAAATCTAATTCCTACCCGATGATGTAGTCCGCATCCCTGATGTTCTCTTTTCTCAGCAGGCAGCAGCGGCCATCAATGAAACCCGCAGACGCGGAACAGAACTGGCTCACAGCAGTGCCGTTCTGGACCGTCCCGTTGCAGAGATGGCACAGGcccacctgttgttgttgttgttgaccacAAATACACAACACGGAGCTATTCACAACTCCTTTATCAACAAGACTGTAGCCTACCCTAGCAACAGTAGCTTTCTACAACAAATGCTTCAGAAAAAACAAACAGCTTACAGGCAACTATTGACCAATACTATAGCTTCAAGCgacaaaataaaattgtatttgtcacatacgccgaatacaatgcagtgaaatgcttacttacaagcccttaaccaacaatgcagtgcaATCTCAGTGAGTGTGTAGCATGCAGGCCAGCAGAAGACAGTTACAATGTAACAACGCTGAGTGTAGCCAAGTAGCGTAGCAGTTACAATGTAACAACGCTGAGTGTAGCCAAGTAGCGAGCAGTTACAATGTAACAACGCCGAGTGTAGCCAAGTAGCGTAGCAGTTACAATGTAACAACGCCGAGTGTAGCCAAGTAGCGTAGCAGTTACAATGTAACAACGCCGAGTGTAGCCAAGTAGCGTAGCAGTTACAATGTAACAACGTCGAGTGTAGCCAAGTAGCGAGCAGTTACAATGTAACAACGCTGAGTGTAGCCAAGTAGCGTAGCAGTTACAATGTAACAACGCTGAGTGTAGCCAAGTAGCGAGCAGTTACAATGTAACAACGCTGAGTGTAGCCAAGTAGCGAGCAGTTACAATGTAACAAAGCTGAGTGTAGCCAAGTAGCGTAGCAGTTACAATGTAACAAAGCTGAGTGTAGCCAAGTAGCGTAGCAGTTACAATGTAACAACGCTGAGTGTAGCCAAGTAGCGAGCAGTTACAATGTAACAACGCTGAGTGTAGCCAAGTAGCGAGCAGTTACAATGTAACAAAGCCGAGTGTAGCCAAGTAGCGTAGCAGTTACAATGTAACAACGCCAAGTGTAGCCAAGTAGCGAGCAGTTACAATGTAACAAAGCTGAGTGTAGCCAAGTAGCGAGCAGTTACAATGTAACAAAGCTGAGTGTAGCCAAGTAGCGAGCAGTTACAATGTAACAAAGCTGAGTGTAGCCAAGTAGCGAGCAGTTACAATGTAACAACGCCAAGTGTAGCCAAGTAGCGAGCAGTTACAATGTAACAAAGCTGAGTGTAGCCAAGTAGCGAGCAGTTACAATGTAACAACGCAGTGTAGCAGCATAGTTACAATGTAACACAACCGAGTGTATAAACAACGTAACAACTCTACTCTGAGTATAGAAGCAGTTACaatgtaacaacaacaacaacgagtGTAGCCTAGCATCAGCAGTAACAATTTAACGAATCTGATATGACACCGAACA
This region includes:
- the atraid gene encoding all-trans retinoic acid-induced differentiation factor, translating into MTAGHGQQNAAVVLLFIHLCFSGGYQRTELQVGLCHLCNGTVQNGTAVSQFCSASAGFIDGRCCLLRKENIRDADYIIGLDLSNCSLSHVEDLQDAFSATTIDLSLNPIVNLDDSLFEGFIQLANLILPANLVCPGGNASWEKVKVKGETHFCEGQKDICNQTGYLSLNCPENSLCVPYGPGFFQCSCVDAFRGYKCLREGEFPIMQVFGPLAGSTVLVCILLWVTQRRKAISV